The proteins below come from a single Mercenaria mercenaria strain notata chromosome 3, MADL_Memer_1, whole genome shotgun sequence genomic window:
- the LOC123524443 gene encoding uncharacterized protein LOC123524443, whose amino-acid sequence MVPTATENGNSTSIFVTKRKSHSPKPINQKTPPDGKTTTVCFQDIRTELCSRGIPEAAADIILASWRSTTKKQYGTYLSQWLSFCSEQQIPPFSPSVNMLIQFLTTLYDQGLQYRAINTAKSAISSVINFLSNKQLGNHILIKQFMKGVSENRPALPKYNCTWDAALVLKFFSLHKLVNQLSIQELGTRLATLLALTTGQRTQTLFFMDLKNIVLTDTDVKIRIGDPLKQSKVNCHLGEIYIEAYPDEKLCVVKTLKEYVQRTEQKREDTTKVFISSKKPFKPVSSCTIAKWIKSVLGKAGIDMSVFTAHSTRGASTSALTNRVPIDTILRTAGWKRDCVFRKFYKRDITNNSDFSNGILKLNQGKA is encoded by the coding sequence ATGGTTCCCACGGCTACTGAAAATGGTAACAGCACATCCATTTTTGTTACCAAAAGGAAATCACATTCTCCAAAACCCATTAACCAGAAAACACCACCCGATGGAAAAACTACAACTGTGTGTTTTCAAGATATCAGGACAGAATTGTGCAGTCGAGGCATTCCAGAGGCAGCTGCCGACATTATCCTTGCATCCTGGAGATCGACCACTAAAAAACAGTATGGGACGTATCTCTCCCAATGGCTGTCATTTTGTAGTGAACAACAGATCCCTCCATTTTCACCATCTGTAAATATGCTAATACAGTTCTTGACAACATTGTATGACCAGGGTTTACAGTATAGGGCAATTAACACTGCAAAGTCAGCAATATCTAGCGTAATAAATTTTTTGAGCAATAAACAACTTGGAAACCATATACTTATTAAACAGTTCATGAAGGGAGTGTCTGAAAATAGACCTGCTCTTCCGAAGTACAACTGTACTTGGGACGCTGCTCTTGTGCTAAAATTTTTCAGTTTACATAAACTTGTAAATCAATTATCAATTCAAGAGTTAGGAACAAGATTAGCGACACTTCTCGCACTAACGACAGGCCAAAGAACTCAAACGCTTTTCTTCATGGatcttaaaaatattgttttaactgACACTGACGTGAAAATACGGATAGGAGATCCACTTAAACAATCAAAAGTGAACTGTCATCTGGGAGAAATATATATTGAAGCATATCCAGATGAAAAACTCTGTGTTGTTAAAACTCTGAAAGAATATGTTCAACGAACAGAACAAAAACGCGAAGACACAACAAAAGTTTTCATAAGTTCCAAAAAACCATTCAAACCAGTATCTAGTTGTACTATAGCAAAATGGATTAAATCCGTGTTAGGCAAAGCCGGAATCGACATGTCAGTATTCACTGCTCATAGTACTCGTGGGGCATCCACAAGTGCACTAACTAACAGAGTGCCAATTGATACAATCCTTAGAACTGCTGGTTGGAAAAGAGATTGTGTTTTTAGAAAGTtctataaaagggacataacaaACAATAGTGATTTCAGTAATGGGATCTTAAAGCTAAATCAgggaaaagcatga